A region of the Electrophorus electricus isolate fEleEle1 chromosome 7, fEleEle1.pri, whole genome shotgun sequence genome:
CATCATATATAATCTCCAGCAATTGTAATGAATTGACCTGTCTCTTCCGTGTCTTGGGAAAGTACTCTTCAAGACGTGATTGCCTGGTTTGTCCTGCTCTCTCcgcctcttctctctcttttctccttttggCGAGGGCCGTCCGGAACTTCTCCATGCGTCCTCGAACCTTCTGCTCCCTGAAAGCATAAACAAGAGGTGCTGCTTTTACCAGCTTCGGTATGCCTTGTAAGTGATGCCGTGTGAGGTCACTGGGCAGATGCATGCTCTATGGAATGCATATTTACTTTATGGGTTTCTCCTGGCACAGGAACTGCATCAGGCCCTCTTCATCCACCTCGTTCCAGCCCAGCTCTGGTACATCGACCTGAGGTACCTCTAGGAAAAGCTCGCGAGCAGCCTCGTACTTCCAGTCTAAGGGaactgggtgtgtctgtggggacAGTATAATCTTAGTGTATGGCTCTCAGGGCCAGTATCCTACACCCAGATTAAGTTGAAACCCAGACTAAAAAAATACTTTCCATTGTTTATTCACGACTGCAACTGCAATTTATTCCAAGACTAGGATCAGATGATGTCTGGAAAACTGGCCCCTAGcattttcaaacaaaaaaaatacgtGAATCTTTACAAAGTCTCTTGACAACTTCAACCAGGAAAACACCCTATATCAGAGATCTGCAATGTGATTCACTTTAACCATCAACCAGTTAACTGTAAAATGAACTGTCCACCGACAGGGTTAAATTTTCAGCTTCTTGAGATTCTAAACTTACTAGTTCTAGTTTAAACCTAAAATCTAGTGAGGTTAAGAAATAACGAGCATGACACCACCAATCTGAAACTTGCACTGAATTTGATTCACTTAGCATCAGTCTGGCTTTTTGCTGGTGCAAACATTTGAGCACATTGTTGTTACCAAAAGGTTGCACATCAAGAATTCTTTCTGAATGGTTGGGTCAAtcgctgttgttgttttccacCCCTGGTACTGGTGAATCAAATCTACCTCCTTGGTTGATCAGAGAATGGGGGTAGGATTGGCTAAGAACGCAAAAGAAACCTACTCATTAAGGATGGCATGCCTAACAGCTTTATCCAGAAGAtgtgtgtttcagtttggtCCTTTGAGGTTTGGAAATGTAGACTCCAGAGAAGCTTAGGAATGCAGTAGTATTTCTGCAGTGCTGCTCTGGGACACTAGGGGGAGGGGTTCTATGAGCCAGTCTAGGGCTTGTACCTTTCTGTTGACGTGGCATATCACATCCTCTATGGTGTGGTGCTGCTGAATGAGCTTCAGTGCTCGTCTAGGGCCCAGGCCTCTTATCTTATCACAGTAGTCACAGCCCAGTAAAATACACAGGTCAATAAACTAAGAGAGGACAGACAGATTAGCATTAAGCATAGTTCCACACATACATAGATCTCATACATGCTAGCTCacatatttgcatgtttcatTACATGGACATACACGTTTATTTAATGTCAAGTGAGAAGTAATGCAGGATAATGTACAGCAAGAAAGTcattattgcaaaataaatcCCTTCAGAGTGAAACAGGACCGCTTGGCATTGGGGTCCTGATTACCCTGTTAGGGTTTATTTTACGACTGTGATGAAATGGCTCTACATTGTGCCTTACATAACATTAGCGATTCAGGATCAGGTTTAACCTGTAAGAGGTCAAGATGTCTAAAGAGTAATTATCAAACATGAATCATGGGAGAACTTAAAAAATGCTGTGAGATGTGAATGTTActtaaacaataaagaaaagcTCAGGTCTATAAAATATAAGGGGTGGGCAGATTTGAAGTTGCACAACTCATTTTGACAAACTGAATAGTAACAGAATCTACCTCTTTTTGTGTCAGTTGTAGAGTTTCCAACAGCTTTGGCAAAGAGTACTCTGTGACCTCACTATGAAATTGAGAATTAAGGAATTTATGACTCTTTTTACATCAATTATGCCAGAGGAACATTAACAATGTATTGCAAAgttcttcattttctctgtaaTTTGTCATGAAAAATATCAGGAATACTAGGACCaggtaataataaataaatccatatattaaaaaatacaaaaacaatcaaatctAAGATTCGCTACAATACAAAAGACTGTTGCAGAGGTTGAGAATCCATACCCCAGCCTATTTTTCACCTTTCTTTCTTGGCATTGAGCTGCCGAAGGAGTGTGGTTCCCCCAAATGCTAGGGTGTCCATGTCCTCTGAAGCCACAGCGTCCACTACACCTGTACTAACAAGGTGTGCACACAATGCCTCTCCATCCCCAGAAGCCTAGAATGAATAACAGCAGGCAAGATGACAATTTTTTAGCCCTGATATTAGAACAGGATGGATCAAGAATAATGTGAATTACGGTGAGTCAGAGAATGGGTAATTACCATAATACAAGGCACACCCATGAGTTTCAGGAGACGAAGGAATTCCTGAGTCTGAGCGGACACTGTGGGAATGTATACAAAATGTAAGAGGTATTAACATGGGACCATGATTCACAAATGATGTTCCCACTGATGAGATGGAGACAGATAATCTCTATGGAGATCAAAGGATCAAGTGAGACATTCAAGTGATAATACATGTCTGACTTCCTCTTATTACCTGTCTTAGAGTGATATGAGCTGTTCCTTCCCAAGATTTGTGCTCTCCTCTCTAGCTGAAAGGATACAAACAAGTAGCAGCCTTGGTACTTTATAAACAGTCTTAAATATAGAGCATTATAAACATTGCATCTAATTGTGCAGCATGTTTGTTCTTTGATTCCTCACTTATTTGAAACTTTTGAGACAGTTCTACAAGACTGTTCTTTAGTCCCCTTGGGCTGCTGACTAGTGAGTCTCTCTCCAAGTATTACACAATAAATACTGTCTACTACTTGAAGGAGAAGTGAAAAGTAAACATTGGCTCAAACTAGGTTAAGTAGCAGCTTTTAAGCAGCAGCTTTTTGGCCAACAGCTTATTCCACGTTCAGCTAAACTTGGGTTTGGCTGCAAAGGGTGCAT
Encoded here:
- the zgc:110269 gene encoding probable flap endonuclease 1 homolog isoform X2, whose translation is MGITKLADLIRGDAPNSISYKEIGDYTGKVIALDTSIVVNQFRSAVPHLRLSPLLGLFYRTLTFLEHDIKPVFVFDGKPPDQKRAVLERRAQILGRNSSYHSKTVSAQTQEFLRLLKLMGVPCIMASGDGEALCAHLVSTGVVDAVASEDMDTLAFGGTTLLRQLNAKKESEVTEYSLPKLLETLQLTQKEIRGLGPRRALKLIQQHHTIEDVICHVNRKTHPVPLDWKYEAARELFLEVPQVDVPELGWNEVDEEGLMQFLCQEKPIKEQKVRGRMEKFRTALAKRRKEREEAERAGQTRQSRLEEYFPKTRKRQSADAVESSSGKRPKAK
- the zgc:110269 gene encoding probable flap endonuclease 1 homolog isoform X1, whose product is MGITKLADLIRGDAPNSISYKEIGDYTGKVIALDTSIVVNQFRSAVPHLRLSPLLGLFYRTLTFLEHDIKPVFVFDGKPPDQKRAVLERRAQILGRNSSYHSKTVSAQTQEFLRLLKLMGVPCIMASGDGEALCAHLVSTGVVDAVASEDMDTLAFGGTTLLRQLNAKKESEVTEYSLPKLLETLQLTQKEFIDLCILLGCDYCDKIRGLGPRRALKLIQQHHTIEDVICHVNRKTHPVPLDWKYEAARELFLEVPQVDVPELGWNEVDEEGLMQFLCQEKPIKEQKVRGRMEKFRTALAKRRKEREEAERAGQTRQSRLEEYFPKTRKRQSADAVESSSGKRPKAK